From Gemmatimonadota bacterium, the proteins below share one genomic window:
- a CDS encoding outer membrane beta-barrel protein, which produces MNMRSWVASLATLLAAAPATLHAQNAARSWSVNLRGGSVLYADASALETGATAGLEALYYLTPRIAIGPSADYVYSKSDGRFFVAALDFGPDSSRVYNVGQRLNVLHYGGSLLVDLLPGNQVGPYLTGGAGGYSIYLEGNANDGFGRVSGLMFAAGGGIRLALTGNAGLQLDARDLIYTDLDREELNPIRPEHRNCQPERGCRFPGAEDPGLPAPETTVHNIRVTLGFSYVPGQTR; this is translated from the coding sequence ATGAATATGCGATCCTGGGTGGCCAGCCTGGCCACGCTCCTGGCGGCTGCACCGGCCACGCTGCACGCGCAGAACGCCGCCCGCTCCTGGTCGGTGAACCTGCGCGGCGGGTCGGTGCTATACGCCGACGCCAGCGCCCTCGAAACCGGCGCCACGGCCGGTCTCGAAGCGCTGTACTACCTCACGCCGCGCATCGCCATCGGCCCCAGCGCCGACTACGTGTACTCGAAGAGCGATGGCCGCTTCTTCGTCGCGGCCCTCGACTTCGGCCCGGACAGCAGCCGCGTCTACAACGTGGGGCAGCGCCTCAATGTGCTGCACTACGGCGGCAGCCTGCTCGTTGACCTGCTCCCCGGCAACCAGGTCGGACCCTACCTGACCGGCGGCGCCGGCGGCTACTCGATCTACCTCGAGGGCAACGCCAACGACGGCTTCGGCCGCGTCAGCGGCCTCATGTTCGCGGCCGGCGGCGGCATCCGCCTGGCCCTCACCGGCAATGCCGGGCTGCAGCTCGACGCTCGCGACCTGATCTACACCGACCTCGACCGCGAAGAGCTGAACCCCATCCGGCCCGAGCACCGCAACTGCCAGCCGGAACGCGGCTGCCGATTCCCTGGCGCCGAAGATCCGGGACTGCCCGCGCCCGAGACGACCGTGCACAACATCCGCGTTACCCTTGGCTTCAGCTATGTCCCGGGCCAAACCCGCTAA